A single window of Rana temporaria chromosome 1, aRanTem1.1, whole genome shotgun sequence DNA harbors:
- the MOB3A gene encoding MOB kinase activator 3A has protein sequence MSNPLKQVFNKDRTFRPKRKFEPGTQRFELHKKAQASLNAGLDLKLAVQLPHGEDLNDWVAVHVVDFFNRINLIYGTVSDSCTEQSCPTMSGGPKYEYRWQDENKYRKPTALSAPEYMNLLMDWIEVQINNEGLFPTNVGTPFPKNFLQIVKKILSRLFRVFVHVYIHHFDRIIQMGAEAHVNTCYKHFYYFVKEFNLIDTKELEPLKEMTSKMCH, from the exons ATGTCCAATCCCCTCAAACAAGTTTTTAACAAAGACAGAACATTCCGCCCCAAGCGAAAGTTCGAGCCAGGCACTCAGCGATTTGAGTTGCATAAGAAAGCCCAAGCGTCTCTCAATGCAGGTCTAGATTTGAAGTTGGCTGTTCAACTACCACATGGAGAAGATTTAAACGACTGGGTGGCAGTTCATGTTGTGGATTTTTTCAACCGTATCAATCTTATTTATGGTACAGTCAGTGACAGCTGTACTGAGCAGTCTTGTCCTACTATGTCTGGTGGTCCAAAATATGAATATAGATGGCAAGATGAAAACAAATATCGAAAACCTACAGCATTGTCTGCTCCAGAGTACATGAATCTTTTGATGGATTGGATAGAAGTTCAAATAAACAATGAAGGACTCTTTCCTACAAATGTTG GTACTCCCTTTCCAAAGAATTTTCTGCAGATAGTGAAAAAAATTCTGTCAAGACTTTTCCGGGTCTTTGTTCATGTCTACATTCATCACTTTGACAGAATCATCCAGATGGGTGCAGAGGCACATGTGAATACCTGCTACAAacacttttattattttgtaaaagAATTTAATCTGATTGACACCAAGGAACTGGAGCCATTG